Proteins from a genomic interval of Papaver somniferum cultivar HN1 chromosome 4, ASM357369v1, whole genome shotgun sequence:
- the LOC113273079 gene encoding uncharacterized protein LOC113273079: MRLKSFMYNTAEDLEILNYFRVKHRKVKHIQPIECFWYPPNRDELLLCCDGAAKWNPGIAGAGVVARDHDSNFIGAMSIGLGCTNNFLAELYGVIMGLEWAQKWEIRKVLVRSDSIGAIMAFSHNNIPWFAKQRWRSIQETMTLLDLCTHTVKQILQQTLWQKEDVYLVMVKDEL, translated from the coding sequence ATGCGTTTGAAGAGTTTTATGTATAACACTGCTGAAGACTTGGAAATTCTGAACTACTTCCGTGTTAAGCATAGGAAAGTGAAGCATATTCAACCTATTGAGTGTTTTTGGTACCCTCCAAATAGAGATGAACTTCTTTtgtgttgtgatggtgctgcGAAATGGAATCCGGGGATTGCTGGGGCTGGAGTTGTAGCCCGAGATCATGACAGCAACTTCATTGGTGCTATGAGCATTGGTCTAGGTTGCACAAATAATTTCTTGGCTGAGTTATATGGTGTGATTATGGGTTTGGAATGGGCCCAAAAGTGGGAGATTAGAAAGGTGTTGGTGCGCTCAGATTCAATTGGAGCTATTATGGCTTTCTCTCATAATAAtattccatggtttgcaaagcagCGTTGGAGAAGTATTCAGGAGACTATGACTCTATTAGATTTATGCACACATACCGTGAAGCAAATTTTGCAGCAGACTCTATGGCAAAAAGAGGATGTTTACTTGGTAATGGTGAAGGATGAACTATGA
- the LOC113273080 gene encoding uncharacterized protein LOC113273080 translates to MRVLFWNINGVAREAARDKLKELIKDFKPDIFCIAEPKVYCSDKFVQGLHISGYMRNVIHNSVGRLKGNIWIFWSEEMVMPNVINSSKQAVTIEVDGVMISFIHASCIQVTIRNLWQQLSSRDCTTPWLVMGDFNYVLHNEEKRGGREPRTSVINEFADWMDDNDLFEADSLGSKFTWANGQSGVRRILCKLDRALINEAWLNKFENWRCKALPREVSDHSAIIGFPITFLRPKRAPFRFQKMWFVHNDFMRLVKENWNAPVLGSPAFIFPFKLKRLKIGLKEWNMRVFGNVHARFKQAKLTLEVALRISDEDPEDVSKLNAAKDASIILQDIRAQQAIMLKQKTRSKWLLEGASNTSFFHANTKTRRSNNMISELVDGNGNVLTDFEQIRDHVVSFYEAKFNGSDLTIEEDLFEYEHNIISVEDSQRMDAIPTLDEFKEAVFNLGADSAPGPDGFSGCFYRHCWEIIQQDLYNATIYCWTVKVIPQGTNSSLLILIAKVKGANTLNNFRPIGLSNFFFKIFTKILATRLGSVLDNLVSEEQVALMKGRNIHENISVASEMVNDIKTKRKDGNVGLKLDITQAFDTVSWSFVLEVFRRYGFSDNWCSWILSILNSARIYILLNGNPEGFFKINRGLRQGDPLSPLIFVLIEDVLSRNLTKLFLEKKMTPMLSKRGISPTHLFFADDIMIFCKGNMKSLNNLLVLLGKYQAASGQSVFRHKSKVYYGGGSLSRCRTITDLLDMSVTTFPDRYLGVQIMLGAVRYRHISNVIDKIKNQLAVWKGKLLSFQDRIVLINSVIASYTIHNMAVYKWPKKFIQQAERVIRNFLWSGDAEIARKFVVGFPKVCCPLKEGGLGITSMETTNRAMLMKLWWSIRSSQKKWARFLWAKYTYTCGRLKRYGVKSSIFPGIKVVQNLVDNNTKVLLGDGRSTSLYYDVWYGTQSIADILGNHELDFSTKVSDILIDNALHLQGVHGQVLMNAGVEASNMPVLRGGVDCRVWMHDLHGVFTVKSAKELIRKKYTVLEDFGLLRRKSNHPKLAAQNWKLCREACATSDKIRSRFKVELSNRCYLCKCEEESLYHILWTCSYATQVWEWIAGIFSLQPHFNIVDAYKVSKGRSRITKDLWLLSILVVRAELWHARNLEYFENKSISIHFFKQRVFSSDS, encoded by the coding sequence ATGCGTGTTCTCTTCTGGAACATCAATGGAGTTGCTCGTGAGGCAGCCAGAGACAAGCTGAAGGAGTTAATTAAAGATTTTAAGCCTGATATATTCTGCATTGCAGAACCTAAGGTTTATTGTTCTGATAAATTTGTGCAAGGTTTACATATTTCTGGTTATATGAGAAACGTTATTCATAATTCTGTTGGGAGGTTGAAAGGGAATATTTGGATCTTTTGGTCTGAGGAGATGGTAATGCCTAATGTAATAAACTCTAGCAAACAAGCTGTTACAATTGAAGTTGATGGTGTTATGATCTCTTTCATTCACGCAAGCTGTATTCAAGTCACTATAAGAAACTTATGGCAGCAACTGTCTTCACGTGATTGTACAACTCCTTGGTTAGTCATGGGAGATTTCAACTATGTCTTACATAATGAGGAAAAACGAGGAGGGCGTGAGCCTAGAACTTCTGTCATCAATGAATTTGCTGATTGGATGGATGATAATGATCTCTTTGAAGCAGACTCCTTGGGTTCTAAATTCACTTGGGCTAATGGTCAATCAGGTGTAAGAAGAATTCTTTGTAAATTGGATAGAGCCTTGATTAATGAAGCTTGGCTGAATAAATTTGAGAACTGGAGATGTAAGGCTCTCCCTAGGGAAGTATCCGATCACTCTGCAATTATTGGTTTTCCTATTACTTTTTTGAGGCCAAAAAGAGCTCCTTTCAGGTTTCAAAAGATGTGGTTTGTGCATAATGATTTCATGAGATTGGTTAAGGAGAACTGGAATGCTCCTGTTTTAGGTTCTCCGGCTTTTATCTTTCCCTTCAAGCTTAAGAGATTGAAGATCGGTCTAAAAGAATGGAATATGAGGGTTTTTGGTAATGTTCATGCTAGGTTTAAGCAAGCTAAACTGACTTTAGAAGTTGCTCTTCGTATTTCTGATGAAGATCCTGAGGATGTTAGCAAGCTTAATGCTGCTAAAGATGCGTCAATTATTCTCCAAGACATTAGAGCTCAACAAGCCATTATgttaaaacaaaaaacaagaagtAAATGGTTGTTGGAGGGTGCAAGTAATACTTCTTTCTTTCATGCCAATACTAAAACTCGTAGGAGCAACAATATGATTTCTGAATTGGTAGATGGTAATGGGAATGTTCTAACAGATTTTGAACAAATTCGAGACCATGTTGTGTCTTTTTATGAGGCTAAATTTAATGGTTCAGACCTGACTATAGAGGAAGATCTGTTTGAGTATGAGCACAACATTATTTCTGTTGAAGACAGTCAAAGAATGGATGCAATTCCGACTCTTGATGAATTTAAAGAGGCGGTTTTTAATCTTGGAGCTGACAGTGCGCCTGGCCCTGATGGTTTCTCTGGGTGTTTCTACAGACATTGCTGGGAGATAATTCAGCAAGACCTCTATAATGCTACCATTTATTGCTGGACAGTGAAGGTTATTCCTCAAGGTACTAATTCTAGTCTCTTGATTTTAATTGCCAAGGTAAAAGGAGCAAACACTCTTAATAATTTtcggcctattggtcttagtaattttttctttaaaattttcacTAAGATCCTAGCTACTAGACTTGGTAGTGTCCTTGATAATCTTGTTTCAGAAGAGCAAGTTGCGTTAATGAAGGGGCGtaacattcatgaaaacataaGTGTTGCTTCAGAGATGGTTAATGATATTAAGACAAAACGTAAGGATGGCAATGTTGGTCTCAagcttgatattactcaagcttttgatacgGTTAGCTGGTCTTTTGTCTTGGAGGTCTTTCggaggtatggtttttctgacaattggtgctcttggattcttTCAATTCTGAACTCGGCGCGTATTTATATTCTTCTAAATGGTAACCCAGAAGGATTCTTCAAGATTAATAGAGGTCTAAGACAAGGTGACCCCTTATCTCCTCTGATTTTTGTCCTAATTGAAGATGTGCTCAGTAGAAATCTTACCAAGCTTTTTCTAGAAAAGAAGATGACTCCTATGCTCTCTAAAAGAGGTATTTCTCCCACTCATctcttctttgctgatgacattatgatctTTTGTAAGGGCAACATGAAGAGCTTGAATAACCTTCTTGTtttgcttggtaaatatcaaGCGGCCTCTGGTCAATCTGTTTTTCGTCATAAAAGTAAGGTATATTATGGTGGAGGTTCGTTGAGTAGATGCAGAACTATAACTGATTTACTTGATATGAGTGTTACTACTTTCCCTGATAGATACTTGGGTGTGCAAATTATGCTTGGTGCAGTTCGATATCGTCACATAAGCAACGTTAttgataaaatcaaaaatcaacttgCTGTTTGGAAAGGTAAActtctttcttttcaagatagaatTGTTCTAATTAACTCAGTGATTGCTAGTTACACCATTCACAACATGGCCGTCTATAAATGGCCTAAGAAGTTCATTCAACAAGCTGAAAGAGTGATTCGTAACtttctttggtctggtgatgcGGAGATAGCTAGAAAATTTGTTGTTGGTTTTCCTAAAGTTTGTTGTCCTTTGAAAGAAGGTGGCTTAGGTATTACGAGCATGGAAACCACCAATAGAgctatgcttatgaagttgtggtggagtattcgttcttcTCAAAAAAAATGGGCGCGTTTCTTATGGGCGAAATATACTTATACTTGTGGGAGATTGAAGCGTTATGGTGTTAAATCCTCTATATTTCCAGGGATTAAAGTAGTTCAGAATCTGGTTGATAATAACACTAAAGTTCTTCTTGGTGATGGAAGATCAACATCTCTTTattatgatgtttggtatggtaCTCAAAGCATTGCTGATATATTAGGAAACCATGAACTGGATTTTTCTACCAAGGTGAGTGATATTCTTATTGATAATGCTTTGCATCTTCAAGGAGTTCACGGTCAGGTGTTGATGAATGCTGGTGTTGAAGCCTCAAATATGCCAGTTTTACGTGGAGGAGTTGACTGCAGGGTCTGGATGCATGATTTACATGGGGTTTTCACGGTTAAATCAGCCAAGGAGCTTATTAGGAAGAAGTATACAGTTTTGGAGGATTTTGGCTTGCTAAGGAGGAAGTCTAATCACCCTAAACTTGCTGCACAAAACTGGAAACTCTGCCGAGAAGCTTGCGCAACTTCTGACAAGATCAGAAGTAGGTTTAAAGTGGAATTGTCCAATAGATGTTACTTGTGTAAGTGTGAAGAGGAATCCTTATATCATATTTTGTGGACTTGTTCTTATGCAACACAAGTTTGGGAGTGGATTGCAGGTATTTTCTCTCTTCAACCTCATTTTAATATTGTTGATGCTTACAAAGTTTCAAAAGGAAGAAGTAGAATTACCAAAGATCTTTGGCTGTTATCAATCCTAGTTGTTCGTGCTGAACTGTGGCATGCTAGAAATCTGGaatattttgaaaacaaaagcaTAAGCATTCATTTTTTCAAGCAAAGAGTTTTTTCATCAGATTCATGA